The following are from one region of the Segatella oris genome:
- the mfd gene encoding transcription-repair coupling factor — protein sequence MAPQTGALLKLLQDKQGGNIFLQGQQASATPLLFASVAEKTVQTFLFVLQDADEAGYFYHDLTQVMGTENVLFFPSSYKRSVKYGQRDSANEIPRTEVLAKVSTRDVKAHEALFIVSYPEALAELVISKKHLDERRLSLKTGQQQIDITDVAHTLRDYGFQEVDYVYEPGQFAVRGSILDVYSFSCEYPYRIDFFGREIDTIRTFEVQDQLSKDKQNDIEIVPELAMSATEKISFLKFLPSDTVLVAKDFAYIHDVIEHVYAEGFSRQAVTERLEGATEMEQKQIMSELNKEKSLITPYQFTEDAATFRRIEFGMNAGKTEVMATQKAKKYDVLKFKITPQPLFHKNFDLLVDTFEDYILKGYKLYILADSDKQTQRLKDIFADMDSQKARSIAFEPVNRTLHEGFTDDALKLCFFTDHQIFDRYHKYNLKSDGARAGKMALTMKELQEMEPGDFIVHVDFGIGKFGGLVRVPAGNSYQEMIRIIYQHNDKVDVSIHSLYKISKYRRADTGEPPRLSTLGTGAWDRLKEKTKKRIKDIARDLIKLYAQRRHEKGYAFSGDSYLQHELEASFLYEDTPDQSKATQDVKADMESQRPMDRLVCGDVGFGKTEVAVRAAFKAACDSKQVAVLVPTTVLAYQHYQTFKNRLKGMPVRVDYLSRARSAKQTKQVLTDLEDGKIDILIGTHKLLGKSVKWHDLGLLIIDEEQKFGVSTKEKLRKMKTNVDTLTMSATPIPRTLQFSLMGARDMSIIRTPPPNRYPIHTELATFSHEVIADAINFEMSRNGQVYFVHDRINGLQEIANLIHKYVPDCRVAIGHGQMPPDKLEKVLMGFMNYDYDVLLSTTIVENGIDIGNANTMIINDAHRFGLSDLHQMRGRVGRSNRKAFCYLLAPPKTSLTPEARRRLEALENFSELGSGFDLAMQDLDIRGAGNLLGAEQSGFMEDLGYETYQKILSQAVTELKNDEFHELYAEQIAQGKDISGDEFVEDCAIESDLEMYFPDNYVPGSSERMLLYRELDNINNDNDLETYRQRLVDRFGEVPHEALELMQVVPLRRLGKRLGCEKIMLRQGKMNMQFVANPDSAYYQSKTFSAVINYVGNHPRQCDFKQVGTRRLLTVSQIPTVEAAVNVLRAMLDGLSAC from the coding sequence ATGGCTCCCCAAACGGGAGCATTGCTCAAATTACTACAGGATAAGCAAGGCGGTAACATCTTTTTACAAGGTCAGCAGGCCTCAGCAACGCCATTGTTGTTTGCATCTGTGGCCGAGAAAACCGTGCAAACGTTTCTCTTTGTGCTTCAAGATGCCGATGAAGCCGGCTATTTCTATCACGACCTCACACAGGTAATGGGCACGGAGAACGTGTTGTTCTTCCCTTCAAGCTATAAGCGTTCGGTCAAGTATGGGCAGCGAGACAGCGCCAATGAAATACCGAGAACCGAGGTGTTGGCAAAGGTTTCGACCCGCGATGTCAAAGCCCATGAAGCATTGTTCATCGTTTCTTATCCCGAAGCTTTGGCTGAATTGGTGATTTCCAAGAAGCATCTGGATGAACGTCGGCTGTCCTTAAAGACCGGACAACAGCAGATAGACATCACCGATGTGGCCCACACGCTGCGCGATTATGGCTTCCAAGAGGTTGATTATGTATATGAACCTGGCCAGTTTGCCGTGCGTGGAAGCATCCTCGATGTCTATTCGTTTAGTTGTGAATACCCCTACCGTATTGACTTTTTCGGCCGTGAAATCGACACGATCCGCACCTTTGAAGTGCAAGACCAGTTATCGAAAGACAAGCAGAACGATATAGAAATCGTGCCCGAATTGGCCATGTCAGCCACCGAAAAGATTTCTTTTCTGAAGTTTCTGCCGTCAGATACTGTGCTTGTTGCAAAAGACTTTGCCTACATCCACGATGTCATTGAGCACGTATATGCTGAAGGTTTCTCCAGACAAGCCGTCACAGAGCGACTTGAAGGGGCCACGGAAATGGAGCAGAAGCAGATAATGAGCGAACTCAACAAGGAGAAATCGCTCATTACGCCCTATCAGTTTACAGAAGATGCCGCAACATTTCGCAGGATAGAATTTGGCATGAATGCCGGCAAAACAGAGGTAATGGCTACGCAGAAAGCCAAGAAATATGATGTCTTGAAATTCAAGATTACGCCTCAACCGCTGTTCCATAAGAACTTCGACCTATTGGTTGACACTTTCGAAGACTATATCCTAAAGGGCTACAAGCTTTATATTCTGGCCGACAGTGACAAGCAAACCCAGCGTTTGAAAGACATCTTTGCCGACATGGACTCGCAGAAAGCGCGGTCAATCGCATTCGAACCTGTCAACAGAACACTGCATGAAGGCTTTACCGACGATGCTCTGAAGCTTTGTTTCTTTACCGATCATCAGATATTTGACCGCTACCATAAGTACAATCTCAAAAGCGACGGCGCCCGAGCAGGCAAGATGGCGCTCACAATGAAGGAACTTCAGGAGATGGAACCAGGCGACTTCATTGTTCATGTGGACTTCGGTATCGGCAAATTTGGCGGACTTGTGCGCGTTCCTGCAGGCAACAGCTATCAGGAAATGATACGCATCATCTACCAACATAACGACAAAGTAGATGTCAGTATCCATTCACTTTACAAGATAAGTAAGTACCGTCGGGCGGATACAGGCGAGCCTCCACGCCTCAGTACGCTTGGAACGGGAGCGTGGGATAGGCTGAAAGAGAAAACCAAGAAACGCATTAAGGACATTGCCCGCGACCTCATTAAGCTCTATGCACAGCGCCGTCATGAGAAAGGTTATGCCTTCAGCGGTGACAGTTACCTGCAACATGAACTTGAAGCAAGTTTTCTTTACGAGGATACTCCCGACCAAAGCAAGGCAACTCAAGACGTTAAAGCCGACATGGAGAGTCAAAGACCGATGGATCGGCTTGTTTGTGGCGACGTGGGTTTCGGCAAAACAGAGGTTGCAGTGCGTGCAGCTTTCAAGGCTGCATGCGATAGTAAGCAGGTCGCTGTACTCGTTCCGACCACTGTCTTGGCTTATCAGCACTATCAAACTTTTAAGAATCGCCTGAAAGGTATGCCTGTTCGGGTGGATTATCTCTCACGGGCAAGGTCGGCGAAGCAGACAAAACAGGTGTTGACTGACCTTGAAGACGGCAAGATTGATATATTAATCGGCACACATAAGCTACTCGGTAAGTCGGTGAAATGGCACGACTTGGGACTTCTCATCATTGATGAAGAACAGAAATTCGGCGTTTCTACGAAAGAGAAACTGCGCAAGATGAAGACCAATGTCGATACACTGACGATGTCTGCAACCCCTATTCCGCGCACATTGCAGTTCTCTTTAATGGGTGCCCGCGATATGAGTATCATCCGAACTCCGCCACCTAACCGCTATCCTATACACACAGAACTGGCTACTTTCAGTCATGAAGTGATTGCAGATGCCATTAATTTCGAGATGAGTCGCAACGGGCAGGTCTATTTTGTGCATGACCGCATCAACGGATTACAGGAGATTGCCAACCTCATCCATAAGTATGTGCCCGATTGTCGGGTAGCCATTGGCCACGGACAAATGCCACCTGACAAACTTGAAAAAGTACTCATGGGCTTCATGAACTATGACTATGACGTGCTACTCTCTACGACTATCGTTGAAAACGGTATTGATATCGGCAATGCCAACACCATGATTATCAACGATGCCCACCGATTTGGGCTCAGCGATCTGCACCAAATGCGAGGCCGTGTGGGGCGAAGTAACCGCAAAGCCTTTTGCTATTTGCTCGCACCTCCTAAGACGTCGCTTACTCCCGAGGCCCGACGCAGACTCGAAGCTCTTGAGAATTTCTCTGAATTGGGCAGCGGCTTCGACCTTGCCATGCAGGATCTTGACATACGAGGTGCAGGGAATTTGCTCGGCGCAGAGCAGAGTGGATTCATGGAAGACTTAGGATATGAGACCTATCAGAAGATACTTAGCCAAGCCGTTACAGAGCTTAAGAACGATGAGTTCCATGAGCTCTATGCCGAACAGATAGCACAAGGCAAAGACATCAGTGGCGATGAATTCGTTGAAGACTGTGCCATTGAGAGCGATCTCGAAATGTATTTCCCCGACAACTACGTGCCGGGAAGCAGCGAACGCATGTTGCTTTATCGCGAATTGGACAACATCAACAATGACAACGACCTTGAAACTTACCGTCAACGGTTGGTGGATCGCTTCGGCGAAGTGCCTCATGAAGCACTCGAGCTGATGCAAGTGGTGCCGCTTCGCAGGTTGGGCAAGCGCCTTGGTTGTGAGAAAATCATGCTCCGGCAGGGCAAGATGAACATGCAGTTTGTGGCTAATCCCGACAGCGCTTATTACCAAAGCAAGACTTTTTCTGCCGTCATCAACTACGTAGGTAACCATCCACGGCAGTGCGACTTCAAGCAAGTGGGCACACGAAGACTGTTGACCGTCAGCCAGATTCCAACAGTTGAGGCCGCCGTAAACGTGCTTCGGGCTATGCTCGACGGCCTTTCTGCATGCTAA
- a CDS encoding capsule assembly Wzi family protein, producing MTKNIRTAVTMGLFLLASTPLLALNHQTDSIGKRDLTQELSYQLTWQESLSKGKTPLWLTANRYGLSSLKHTNGYLRAAIERPLQRDSARRWGIGYGIDLVLPNGFTSQFVVQQAFVEARWLHGVLTIGAKEQPMELKDNMLSSGSQTFGINARPIPQVRIALPEYWILPFTKSWLRLKGHIAYGKPTDDAWQRSFTEKQNRYTEGTFYHSKAGYLMIGNPERNFPFSVELGLEMACQFGGKSYLRDGNRMKETKSSNSLRSFWNAFFPGGTDVTDGNFINAEGNQVGSWVARLNYDNAKWGLSFYADQYFEDNSEMIHINKNGWGKGADKHRHVKSKYFAYDFKDWMLGAELRLKQTPWLRKMVVEYLYTKYQGGPVYHDHTANINEHICGRDNYYNHSLFTGWQHWGMVMGNPLYMSPLYNTDGTIEVKNNRFIAWHLGAEGRLSEGLNYRLLATYQKGFGTYYEFYSDPRKNFSLLLEAGYTCPKSSRFADWSVKGAFGLDHGKLYGNNTGLQFTITKSGVLNFKRIRK from the coding sequence ATGACAAAAAACATAAGAACAGCAGTCACAATGGGACTTTTCCTGTTGGCTTCGACACCGCTACTTGCGCTCAATCATCAGACAGACAGCATCGGGAAACGCGACCTTACCCAAGAGCTTAGCTACCAACTGACATGGCAAGAGAGTCTGTCTAAAGGCAAAACGCCACTTTGGTTGACAGCCAATCGCTATGGATTAAGTTCGCTCAAGCATACAAACGGTTATCTCCGAGCAGCTATCGAACGCCCCTTGCAACGCGATTCTGCACGTCGCTGGGGCATCGGATACGGCATCGATTTGGTTCTTCCCAATGGTTTCACGAGCCAATTTGTTGTTCAACAGGCCTTTGTTGAAGCCCGATGGCTGCATGGTGTGCTGACTATCGGGGCCAAAGAACAGCCGATGGAGCTGAAAGATAACATGCTTTCATCGGGTTCACAGACATTCGGTATCAACGCAAGACCTATTCCCCAAGTACGCATTGCACTGCCCGAATACTGGATTTTGCCTTTCACGAAGAGTTGGTTGCGACTGAAAGGCCATATCGCCTACGGCAAACCGACGGATGATGCATGGCAACGCAGCTTCACGGAAAAGCAAAACCGCTATACGGAAGGAACATTCTATCACAGCAAAGCAGGCTATCTGATGATTGGAAATCCCGAGCGAAACTTCCCCTTTTCTGTTGAATTAGGTCTTGAAATGGCATGCCAATTCGGTGGAAAATCATATCTCCGAGACGGCAATCGAATGAAAGAAACCAAGAGCAGCAACAGTCTTCGCTCGTTCTGGAATGCCTTTTTCCCAGGCGGAACAGATGTAACCGACGGCAATTTTATCAATGCCGAGGGCAACCAAGTAGGCAGTTGGGTAGCCCGTCTGAACTATGACAACGCGAAATGGGGCTTGAGTTTCTATGCCGATCAATACTTTGAAGACAACTCTGAGATGATACATATCAATAAAAACGGCTGGGGAAAGGGCGCCGACAAGCATCGGCACGTGAAATCGAAATACTTCGCTTATGACTTCAAAGACTGGATGCTGGGGGCTGAACTGCGACTGAAACAGACACCATGGCTAAGGAAAATGGTTGTCGAATACCTCTACACGAAGTATCAGGGAGGCCCTGTTTACCACGACCACACGGCAAATATCAACGAACATATATGCGGACGGGACAACTACTACAATCATTCTCTCTTCACAGGTTGGCAACATTGGGGCATGGTGATGGGCAATCCGCTCTACATGTCGCCGCTTTATAACACCGATGGAACGATAGAAGTGAAGAACAATCGCTTCATTGCATGGCACTTAGGAGCTGAAGGTAGACTTTCCGAAGGCCTGAATTACCGTCTTTTGGCTACCTATCAAAAAGGGTTTGGCACTTATTATGAATTCTATTCCGACCCACGAAAGAACTTCAGTCTGCTTCTTGAGGCCGGCTATACATGCCCCAAAAGTTCGCGATTTGCTGATTGGAGTGTGAAAGGAGCCTTTGGATTAGACCATGGAAAGCTGTATGGCAACAACACCGGTCTGCAGTTCACAATCACTAAATCAGGTGTTCTAAACTTCAAACGCATAAGAAAATGA